Proteins co-encoded in one Flavobacterium fluviale genomic window:
- a CDS encoding co-chaperone GroES, which yields MALNIKPLSDRVLIEPVAAETKTASGIFIPDTAKEKPQKGTVVAVGNGSKDHTMTVKVGDTVLYGKYAGTELKLEGTDYLIMREDDILAII from the coding sequence ATGGCTTTAAACATTAAACCGCTTTCAGACCGCGTACTTATTGAGCCTGTTGCAGCCGAAACCAAAACTGCCTCAGGTATTTTTATTCCAGATACTGCCAAAGAGAAACCACAAAAAGGAACTGTGGTTGCAGTAGGAAACGGATCTAAAGATCATACAATGACTGTAAAAGTTGGTGATACTGTTCTTTACGGCAAATATGCAGGAACTGAATTAAAATTAGAAGGCACTGATTATCTAATCATGCGCGAGGATGATATTTTAGCGATTATCTAA
- a CDS encoding tetratricopeptide repeat protein gives MNVTDYTYLMNKPEAITEKQADALGSVLNEFPYFQSARALRLKGLYNQNSFKYNYALKVTAAHTSDRSVLFDFITSEAFTSIQNDFYEQKLRDLLEITVFDSEIISPEQIQKAIEVKTDTLEQSILNSIKESETPSIDQSVKVEEPVKVEEPKNIPEIDPSIFTAIKEAQTVTFEKPIEIEAPKALPEIDPSIFSTIKEAQSITYEKPVIEEENKIDTIEDSTSDTTQETKTHSTTEPTNVEVPKFDRVEDSILSSIRGAETPSVPEPVKAEEPKIDPAIERSILNSIKGAEAATSEEPKTEEPVLNTAEEEEDDSVIEEMIIPEFKINPVERSILSSIKEAEALIPEEPKEEILKETKEEIEEEVQEETEEEIQLEAEEDVEEEKTEAVINAEEHLEIGKPLDFSLNEKHSFQEWLQLSRTEPIDRSDEISADEEIKDPTVETKKEEQAIDEERLKKAEIIDKFIETNPKISPIKPGNSAPVVQIESKSEDNSYLMTETLARVYLEQKKYTKAIQAYEILILKYPEKITFFADRISDIKILQQNNNNNN, from the coding sequence ATGAACGTTACTGATTATACCTACTTAATGAACAAACCGGAAGCTATTACCGAAAAGCAGGCGGACGCATTAGGAAGTGTTTTGAATGAATTTCCGTATTTTCAAAGTGCCCGCGCACTGCGATTAAAAGGACTTTACAATCAAAACAGCTTTAAGTATAATTATGCATTGAAGGTTACGGCCGCTCATACTTCAGATCGTTCTGTTTTGTTTGATTTTATTACTTCTGAAGCTTTTACTTCTATTCAAAATGATTTCTACGAACAAAAACTTAGAGATCTTCTTGAAATTACCGTTTTTGACAGCGAGATAATTTCGCCAGAACAAATCCAGAAAGCGATTGAAGTAAAAACAGATACACTGGAACAATCTATTTTGAATTCTATTAAAGAATCAGAAACACCTTCTATAGATCAATCTGTAAAAGTTGAAGAGCCTGTAAAAGTAGAAGAACCAAAAAATATTCCGGAAATAGATCCGTCAATTTTTACGGCAATCAAAGAAGCCCAAACAGTAACTTTTGAAAAGCCAATAGAAATTGAAGCCCCAAAAGCTCTTCCAGAAATAGATCCATCTATTTTTAGCACCATCAAAGAAGCACAGTCAATTACTTACGAAAAACCAGTAATTGAAGAAGAAAATAAGATTGATACAATTGAAGATTCAACTTCAGATACTACACAGGAAACCAAAACTCATTCTACAACAGAACCAACAAATGTTGAAGTTCCTAAATTTGATCGTGTTGAAGATTCTATTTTAAGTTCAATAAGAGGAGCCGAAACTCCTTCTGTACCTGAGCCTGTAAAAGCTGAAGAACCTAAAATTGATCCCGCAATTGAACGCTCGATTTTAAATTCAATTAAAGGAGCCGAAGCTGCAACTTCTGAAGAACCAAAAACTGAAGAACCAGTTTTGAATACGGCCGAAGAAGAGGAAGACGATAGTGTCATCGAAGAAATGATAATTCCTGAATTTAAAATTAATCCGGTCGAACGATCAATTCTTTCTTCTATTAAAGAAGCTGAAGCTTTAATTCCTGAAGAACCAAAAGAAGAAATTCTGAAAGAAACTAAAGAGGAAATCGAGGAAGAAGTTCAAGAAGAAACGGAAGAAGAAATCCAATTAGAAGCAGAAGAAGACGTCGAAGAAGAGAAAACTGAAGCTGTAATAAATGCAGAAGAACATTTAGAAATTGGGAAGCCTTTAGATTTTTCGCTTAACGAAAAACATTCCTTCCAAGAATGGCTACAACTATCTAGAACAGAACCAATTGATCGCTCAGATGAAATTTCAGCAGATGAAGAAATTAAAGACCCAACTGTTGAAACCAAAAAAGAAGAACAGGCAATTGATGAAGAGAGACTAAAAAAGGCCGAAATTATAGACAAATTTATCGAAACCAATCCGAAAATCTCTCCAATTAAGCCTGGAAACAGCGCGCCTGTAGTGCAAATTGAAAGCAAGAGCGAAGACAATTCATATTTGATGACTGAGACTCTGGCTAGAGTTTATCTGGAACAAAAGAAATATACAAAAGCAATTCAAGCTTATGAAATATTAATTTTGAAATATCCAGAAAAAATTACTTTCTTTGCAGACCGCATATCGGATATAAAGATTTTACAACAAAATAACAATAACAATAATTAA
- the topA gene encoding type I DNA topoisomerase, whose translation MAKNLVIVESPAKAKTIEKFLGSDFQVESSYGHIADLPSKEIGVDVDNGFKPKYEVSPDKKALVSKLKTLSKNAEMVWLASDEDREGEAISWHLAEELKLDTKKTKRIVFHEITKSAILKAIDNPREIDYNLVNAQQARRVLDRLVGYELSPVLWRKIKGGLSAGRVQSVSVRLIVEREREIQNFNAVASYSIVAEFVNEAGKVFKAKLPKNFNTKKEAEDFLNQNIGSKYKVADLETKPTKKSPTSPFTTSTLQQEAARKLYLPVGITMQLAQRLYEAGLITYMRTDSVNLSKEAMDAAEAEIIKSYGKEYSKPRVFANKNKGAQEAHEAIRPTDMSRHTVNIDRDQARLYDLIWKRTLASQMSDAQLERTNVKIEADNHSEIFTASGEVLLFEGFLKVYLEGHDDDEEEQEGMLPALKVNEKLANNYITATERYSRPPARYTEASLVKKLEELGIGRPSTYAPTISTIINRNYVEKGTLEGQERNYTQLTLQNSKVGEKLLKENTGSDKGKLVPTDIGTIVTDFLVKNFGNILDYNFTAKVEQDFDEIAEGNIDWAKMMQEFYNQFHPNVKEVEANAERESGERILGKDADGRQVSVRLGKFGPMAQIGEADDEDKKFASLMADQNIGNITLEEALNLFLLPKSLGEYKGEEVEVSNGRYGPYVRHGSVFISLPRGEDPLSVSKERAKELIDEKALADAPIAVYKGEAVQKGVGRFGPFIKWNGLFVNVNKKYNFDNLSQSDVEELIEEKLQKNIDKVIHNWEDEGIVVEKARWGRSVILKGKIKIELSKDVDASQLTLAQVQEMIAAKTPAKKAPAKKAPAKKTAATKTTAKKAPAKKTAAKKK comes from the coding sequence ATGGCAAAGAATTTAGTAATAGTGGAGTCACCTGCGAAGGCGAAAACGATCGAGAAATTTCTTGGGAGCGATTTTCAGGTGGAGTCAAGTTATGGTCACATAGCAGACTTACCATCCAAAGAAATAGGAGTAGATGTAGATAATGGTTTTAAACCTAAATATGAAGTTTCTCCGGATAAAAAAGCTTTGGTAAGTAAACTTAAGACACTATCTAAAAATGCCGAAATGGTTTGGTTAGCAAGCGATGAGGACCGCGAGGGAGAGGCTATTTCTTGGCACTTAGCGGAAGAGTTGAAATTAGATACTAAAAAAACCAAAAGAATTGTTTTTCACGAGATTACAAAATCTGCGATTCTAAAAGCGATCGACAATCCAAGAGAAATTGATTACAACTTAGTAAATGCGCAGCAAGCTAGAAGAGTATTAGACCGTTTAGTAGGTTACGAATTATCTCCAGTTTTATGGAGAAAAATTAAAGGCGGACTTTCTGCTGGTCGTGTACAATCTGTTTCTGTTCGTTTGATTGTAGAAAGAGAACGCGAAATCCAAAACTTTAATGCAGTTGCATCTTATTCTATAGTTGCAGAGTTTGTAAATGAAGCAGGAAAAGTTTTCAAGGCAAAACTGCCAAAAAATTTCAATACAAAAAAAGAAGCCGAAGATTTCTTAAATCAAAACATAGGTTCTAAATATAAGGTAGCCGATTTAGAAACTAAACCTACCAAAAAATCTCCAACATCTCCTTTTACAACGTCAACTCTTCAACAAGAGGCGGCAAGAAAATTGTATTTGCCAGTTGGAATCACAATGCAGCTAGCACAGCGTTTATACGAAGCCGGACTTATTACTTATATGAGAACTGACTCGGTAAATCTTTCGAAAGAAGCAATGGATGCTGCAGAAGCTGAAATCATAAAATCGTACGGAAAAGAATATTCAAAACCTCGCGTTTTTGCTAATAAAAACAAAGGAGCTCAAGAAGCGCACGAAGCAATTCGTCCGACTGATATGTCTCGTCACACGGTAAATATCGATCGTGATCAGGCTCGTTTATACGATTTGATCTGGAAAAGAACTCTGGCTTCTCAAATGAGCGATGCACAGTTGGAAAGAACAAACGTGAAAATTGAAGCAGATAATCACAGCGAAATTTTTACAGCTTCTGGAGAAGTTTTGCTTTTTGAAGGTTTCTTAAAAGTATATCTTGAAGGTCATGATGATGACGAAGAAGAGCAAGAAGGAATGCTTCCTGCATTAAAAGTAAACGAAAAATTAGCAAATAACTATATTACAGCTACAGAACGCTATTCAAGACCTCCGGCACGTTATACTGAGGCTTCCTTGGTGAAAAAACTAGAAGAACTTGGAATTGGTCGTCCTTCTACTTATGCACCTACAATTTCAACAATTATCAACAGAAATTATGTTGAAAAAGGAACACTTGAAGGTCAGGAGCGTAATTATACACAACTTACATTACAAAATAGTAAGGTAGGAGAAAAACTGCTGAAAGAAAATACAGGTTCTGATAAAGGAAAATTAGTTCCTACAGATATCGGAACTATTGTTACCGATTTCTTAGTCAAGAATTTCGGAAATATTTTAGATTATAATTTCACGGCAAAAGTAGAACAAGACTTTGACGAAATTGCTGAAGGAAATATCGACTGGGCTAAAATGATGCAGGAGTTTTACAACCAATTTCATCCAAATGTGAAAGAAGTTGAAGCAAATGCTGAACGCGAAAGCGGAGAAAGAATTTTAGGTAAAGATGCAGACGGAAGACAAGTATCTGTTCGTTTAGGAAAATTTGGACCAATGGCTCAAATTGGAGAAGCAGATGATGAGGATAAAAAGTTTGCCAGCTTAATGGCAGATCAAAATATTGGAAACATTACACTTGAAGAAGCTCTAAATTTATTTTTGCTTCCAAAGAGTTTAGGTGAATATAAAGGAGAAGAAGTAGAAGTGAGCAACGGTCGTTATGGGCCATATGTTCGTCACGGAAGTGTTTTTATATCGCTGCCAAGAGGAGAAGATCCATTAAGTGTTTCTAAAGAAAGAGCGAAAGAATTAATCGACGAAAAAGCACTTGCAGATGCGCCGATTGCTGTTTATAAAGGAGAAGCAGTTCAAAAAGGAGTGGGGCGTTTTGGTCCATTCATTAAATGGAACGGTCTTTTTGTAAATGTGAATAAGAAATACAATTTTGATAATTTATCGCAGTCAGATGTTGAAGAACTTATTGAAGAAAAACTTCAGAAAAACATCGATAAAGTTATTCATAATTGGGAAGATGAGGGAATTGTAGTAGAAAAAGCCCGTTGGGGACGTTCTGTAATTCTAAAAGGAAAAATCAAAATTGAATTGAGTAAAGATGTTGATGCGTCGCAATTAACATTGGCACAGGTTCAAGAAATGATTGCAGCGAAAACACCTGCAAAGAAAGCACCTGCAAAGAAAGCACCTGCAAAGAAAACTGCAGCTACAAAAACAACTGCTAAAAAAGCACCAGCTAAAAAAACAGCTGCTAAAAAGAAATAA
- a CDS encoding LptE family protein yields the protein MKHLKYLLLLLVASTFSSCSVYNFTGTGKIDANTFQVNFFQNNADLVEPGIDRTFTLALQDLIMNQTNLNLVSNGGDLTYEGEITDYRITPMTATADQQASQNRLSIRVQVRFTNKKKETDDFEKSFEFYYDFPGQDLPTGTVLNEALRVIFERITQDIFNESLAKW from the coding sequence ATGAAACACTTAAAATATCTTTTACTATTATTAGTTGCATCAACTTTTAGCAGTTGTTCAGTTTACAATTTTACTGGAACTGGAAAAATTGACGCCAACACCTTTCAGGTAAATTTCTTTCAAAATAATGCAGATTTAGTTGAACCTGGAATCGACAGGACTTTTACGCTGGCTTTACAGGATTTGATTATGAATCAGACTAACTTAAACTTGGTTAGCAACGGTGGTGATTTGACTTACGAAGGAGAAATTACAGATTACAGAATTACTCCAATGACAGCAACTGCGGACCAGCAGGCGTCGCAAAACCGTTTGTCGATTCGTGTACAAGTAAGATTCACTAATAAGAAGAAAGAAACAGATGATTTTGAGAAATCATTTGAATTCTATTATGATTTCCCAGGACAAGATCTTCCAACAGGAACGGTTTTAAACGAAGCGTTAAGAGTTATTTTTGAAAGAATCACACAGGATATATTTAATGAATCACTGGCCAAATGGTAA
- the secG gene encoding preprotein translocase subunit SecG encodes MSTFSIFLVLITIVCFLLIVVIMVQNPKGGGLSSTISGTQMLGGVQKTTDFLDKSTWTLATVLIVLILLSSLSFSGSLSDTDSKIIDKTEAPANTPAVPAQGTTPAPAAPAAK; translated from the coding sequence ATGAGCACATTTTCAATTTTTTTAGTTTTAATCACAATAGTTTGTTTTCTATTGATCGTAGTTATTATGGTACAAAACCCTAAAGGAGGCGGATTGTCTTCTACTATCAGCGGAACGCAGATGTTAGGCGGAGTACAAAAAACAACTGACTTTTTAGATAAAAGTACTTGGACTTTAGCTACTGTTTTAATTGTGTTAATTTTACTTTCTAGCTTAAGTTTCTCTGGATCTTTAAGCGACACTGATTCTAAAATCATTGATAAAACTGAAGCTCCTGCAAATACACCAGCAGTTCCAGCACAAGGAACTACTCCTGCTCCAGCAGCACCAGCAGCTAAATAA
- a CDS encoding sigma-54 interaction domain-containing protein codes for METVQAIKQRFEIIGNDPKLNRAIEKAIQVAPTDISVMVTGESGVGKENIPRIIHSLSHRKHGKYIAVNCGAIPEGTIDSELFGHEKGAFTGATSTREGYFEVADGGTIFLDEVGELPLTTQVRLLRVLENGEFIKVGSSQVQKTNVRIVAATNVNLFNAIEKGKFREDLYYRLSTVEITLPPLRERNDDIHLLFRKFVADFAHKYKMPPLKLDDDAVQLLQKFRWSGNIRQLRNVAEQISVLETNRDITLATLQSYLPAEGRSLPSVINDSKKESDFSTERDILYKVLFDMKSDLNDLKKLTLELMKNGTSKVQDINPNLIQKIYGNQQNDSEIDFEEEPRTAVMTTPAVREENYQIPDDNYLFAETIEEEEILRLEQKEIEMIKKSLEKNKGKRKAAADELGISERTLYRKIKQFDL; via the coding sequence ATGGAAACAGTTCAAGCAATAAAACAACGATTTGAGATTATTGGGAATGACCCGAAATTAAATCGCGCCATCGAAAAAGCCATTCAAGTTGCTCCTACTGATATTTCGGTAATGGTAACTGGGGAAAGTGGTGTTGGTAAAGAAAATATTCCAAGAATTATTCATTCGCTTTCACATAGAAAGCACGGAAAATATATTGCGGTAAACTGTGGAGCCATTCCAGAAGGAACAATTGACAGTGAACTTTTCGGGCACGAAAAAGGCGCTTTTACAGGTGCTACAAGCACACGTGAAGGTTATTTTGAAGTAGCCGATGGCGGAACTATATTTCTAGATGAAGTTGGTGAATTACCATTGACAACGCAGGTAAGACTGCTGCGTGTTTTAGAAAATGGCGAATTTATAAAAGTGGGTTCGTCTCAGGTTCAAAAAACAAATGTTCGTATTGTTGCAGCAACCAATGTGAATTTATTCAATGCTATTGAAAAGGGTAAATTCCGTGAAGATTTATACTATCGTTTGAGTACTGTCGAAATTACTTTACCGCCTTTGCGAGAAAGAAACGACGATATTCATTTATTATTCAGAAAGTTTGTGGCCGATTTTGCTCATAAATACAAAATGCCGCCTTTAAAATTAGACGATGATGCTGTTCAGCTTCTTCAAAAATTCAGATGGAGCGGCAACATTCGTCAGCTTCGAAATGTCGCTGAGCAGATTTCTGTTTTAGAAACCAATCGCGATATTACACTGGCAACTTTACAATCGTATCTGCCTGCAGAAGGAAGAAGCCTGCCTTCGGTTATTAATGACAGTAAGAAAGAAAGCGACTTTAGTACCGAGCGAGACATTTTATACAAAGTCCTTTTTGACATGAAAAGCGATTTAAATGACTTGAAAAAACTGACTTTGGAATTAATGAAAAATGGCACTTCTAAAGTGCAGGATATTAATCCGAATCTAATTCAGAAAATATACGGAAATCAGCAAAACGACAGCGAAATTGATTTTGAAGAAGAACCAAGAACAGCTGTTATGACTACGCCCGCAGTTAGAGAAGAAAATTACCAAATTCCTGATGACAACTATTTATTTGCCGAGACGATTGAAGAAGAAGAAATTCTGCGTTTGGAACAAAAAGAAATTGAAATGATCAAAAAATCATTAGAAAAAAACAAAGGGAAACGTAAAGCAGCGGCAGATGAATTAGGAATTTCCGAAAGGACTTTATACCGCAAAATCAAACAATTCGATCTTTAA
- the groL gene encoding chaperonin GroEL (60 kDa chaperone family; promotes refolding of misfolded polypeptides especially under stressful conditions; forms two stacked rings of heptamers to form a barrel-shaped 14mer; ends can be capped by GroES; misfolded proteins enter the barrel where they are refolded when GroES binds), translating into MAKDIKFDIEARDGLKRGVDALANAVKVTLGPKGRNVIIGKSFGGPTVTKDGVSVAKEIELKDPLENMGAQMVKEVASKTNDLAGDGTTTATVLAQAIVKEGLKNVAAGANPMDLKRGIDKAVETIVADLAKQAKVVGSDSDKIKQIASISANNDEVIGELIATAFAKVGKEGVITVEEAKGTDTFVDVVEGMQFDRGYLSPYFVTNPEKMEVELDSPYILLYDKKVSSLKELLPVLEPVAQSGKPLLIIAEDVDGEALSTLVVNKLRGALKIAAVKAPGFGDRRKAMLEDIAILTGGTVISEERGYTLENTTIEMLGNAKRVSIDKDNTTIVSGAGEADIIKNRVNQIKGQMETTTSDYDKEKLQERLAKLAGGVAVLYVGAASEVEMKEKKDRVDDALHATRAAVEEGIVAGGGVALLRAKLALADLKADNADEATGIQIVSRAVESPLRTIVENAGLEGSVVVAKVSEGSGDFGYNAKTDEYVDMLTAGIIDPKKVTRVALENAASVSGMILTTECALIDIKEENAGGGMPMGGGMPGMM; encoded by the coding sequence ATGGCAAAAGATATAAAATTTGATATTGAAGCACGTGACGGATTAAAACGTGGTGTTGATGCACTAGCAAATGCTGTAAAAGTAACGCTTGGACCAAAAGGTCGTAACGTAATTATTGGAAAATCATTTGGTGGACCAACAGTTACTAAAGATGGTGTTTCGGTTGCAAAAGAAATCGAATTAAAAGACCCATTAGAAAACATGGGCGCGCAAATGGTTAAAGAAGTTGCTTCTAAAACCAATGATTTAGCAGGAGACGGAACTACAACTGCTACAGTTTTAGCTCAGGCTATCGTAAAAGAAGGACTTAAAAACGTTGCTGCGGGTGCAAATCCAATGGATTTAAAACGTGGTATCGACAAAGCTGTTGAAACTATTGTTGCCGACTTAGCAAAACAAGCTAAAGTTGTTGGAAGCGATTCTGATAAAATCAAACAAATTGCTTCTATCTCTGCTAATAATGACGAAGTTATTGGTGAGTTAATCGCTACTGCTTTTGCAAAAGTTGGAAAAGAAGGTGTAATCACTGTAGAAGAAGCTAAAGGAACTGATACTTTCGTTGATGTTGTTGAAGGAATGCAGTTTGACAGAGGTTACCTTTCTCCTTACTTCGTAACAAACCCAGAGAAAATGGAAGTTGAATTAGATTCTCCTTACATTTTATTATACGACAAAAAAGTATCTTCTTTAAAAGAATTACTACCAGTTTTAGAGCCAGTTGCTCAATCAGGAAAACCATTATTGATTATTGCTGAAGATGTTGACGGAGAAGCTCTTTCTACATTAGTAGTAAACAAATTAAGAGGTGCTCTTAAAATTGCTGCTGTAAAAGCGCCAGGTTTTGGAGACAGAAGAAAAGCAATGTTGGAGGATATTGCAATCTTAACTGGTGGAACTGTAATTTCTGAAGAAAGAGGTTATACTCTTGAAAATACAACTATCGAAATGTTAGGAAACGCAAAAAGAGTTTCTATCGATAAAGACAACACAACTATCGTAAGCGGTGCTGGGGAAGCTGATATCATCAAAAACAGAGTAAACCAAATTAAAGGTCAGATGGAAACTACAACATCTGATTACGATAAAGAAAAATTGCAAGAGCGTTTGGCTAAATTAGCTGGTGGTGTTGCTGTTCTTTACGTTGGTGCTGCTTCTGAAGTAGAAATGAAAGAGAAAAAAGACAGAGTTGATGATGCTTTACACGCAACTCGTGCAGCTGTAGAAGAAGGAATTGTTGCTGGTGGAGGTGTTGCTTTACTAAGAGCGAAACTTGCTTTAGCTGACTTAAAAGCTGATAACGCTGATGAGGCTACAGGAATTCAAATCGTTTCTCGCGCTGTTGAATCTCCATTAAGAACTATCGTTGAAAATGCTGGTCTTGAAGGTTCTGTAGTTGTAGCTAAAGTTTCTGAAGGTTCAGGTGATTTTGGATACAACGCAAAAACTGACGAATATGTAGATATGCTTACAGCTGGAATTATCGATCCTAAGAAAGTAACTCGTGTAGCTCTTGAAAATGCTGCATCTGTTTCTGGAATGATCCTTACTACAGAATGTGCATTAATTGATATTAAAGAAGAAAATGCCGGAGGCGGAATGCCAATGGGAGGCGGAATGCCAGGAATGATGTAA
- the miaB gene encoding tRNA (N6-isopentenyl adenosine(37)-C2)-methylthiotransferase MiaB yields MEKIIEESKQGESLVLENKPENTKKLFIESYGCAMNFSDSEVVASILSDGGYNTTSVLEEADLVLVNTCSIRDKAEQTIRKRLEKYNAVKRTNPKMKVGVLGCMAERLKSQFLEEEKIVDLVVGPDAYKDLPNLLAEVEEGRDAINVILSKEETYGDISPVRLMSNGITALVSITRGCDNMCTFCVVPFTRGRERSREPQSIMAEIQDLWNKGFKEITLLGQNVDSYLWYGGGLKKDFVNASEMQKATAVDFDQLLEMVAVGFPKMRIRFSTSNPQDMHESILHVIAKYPNICKHIHLPVQSGSNRILKEMNRLHTREEYMALIDKIRAIVPDASISQDMIAGFPTETEEDHQDTMSLMEYVKYNFGYMYSYSERPGTLAGRKMKDDVEEETKARRLQEIVDLQQKHAWFRSEEFVGKTVEVLVEKVSKKSKDEFSGRNSQSITVVFPKENYKIGDFVNVKITSCTSGTLKGEAVGLSEMN; encoded by the coding sequence ATGGAAAAGATTATTGAAGAAAGCAAGCAGGGCGAAAGTCTTGTTTTAGAAAATAAACCTGAGAATACTAAAAAACTTTTTATAGAAAGTTACGGCTGTGCGATGAATTTTTCGGACAGTGAAGTCGTAGCTTCCATTTTATCTGACGGAGGGTATAATACAACTTCGGTTTTAGAAGAAGCTGATTTGGTTTTGGTTAACACCTGTTCTATTCGAGATAAGGCTGAGCAGACTATTCGTAAGCGTTTAGAGAAATATAATGCTGTAAAACGCACGAATCCGAAAATGAAAGTGGGCGTTTTGGGCTGTATGGCCGAGCGTTTAAAAAGTCAGTTTCTGGAAGAAGAAAAAATAGTTGATCTTGTTGTTGGTCCTGATGCTTATAAAGATCTTCCAAATTTATTGGCTGAAGTTGAAGAAGGACGAGACGCTATTAATGTAATTTTATCAAAAGAAGAAACTTACGGAGATATTTCGCCGGTTCGTTTAATGAGCAACGGAATTACAGCTTTGGTTTCGATCACCCGCGGATGCGATAATATGTGTACGTTCTGCGTTGTACCTTTTACCCGTGGTCGTGAGCGCAGCCGTGAACCTCAAAGTATTATGGCTGAAATTCAGGATTTATGGAATAAAGGTTTTAAAGAAATTACACTTTTAGGACAAAATGTGGACAGTTATCTTTGGTACGGAGGAGGTTTGAAAAAAGATTTCGTTAATGCATCTGAAATGCAGAAAGCTACCGCCGTCGATTTTGACCAATTATTAGAAATGGTTGCTGTTGGTTTTCCTAAAATGCGTATTAGATTTTCAACTTCTAATCCGCAGGATATGCACGAAAGTATTTTGCACGTTATTGCGAAATATCCAAATATCTGTAAACACATTCACTTGCCGGTTCAATCTGGAAGTAACAGAATTCTGAAAGAAATGAATCGTCTGCACACGCGTGAAGAATATATGGCTTTGATTGACAAAATTAGAGCGATTGTTCCAGATGCATCAATTTCGCAGGATATGATTGCCGGTTTCCCAACCGAAACAGAAGAGGATCACCAAGACACTATGAGTTTAATGGAATATGTAAAATATAATTTCGGTTATATGTATTCGTATTCTGAACGCCCAGGAACTTTGGCTGGAAGAAAAATGAAGGATGATGTCGAAGAAGAAACAAAAGCCAGAAGATTACAAGAAATCGTCGATTTACAACAAAAACACGCTTGGTTTAGAAGTGAGGAATTTGTGGGTAAAACGGTTGAAGTTTTAGTAGAAAAAGTTTCTAAAAAATCTAAAGATGAATTCTCTGGAAGAAATTCTCAAAGTATAACGGTAGTTTTCCCAAAAGAAAATTACAAAATTGGAGATTTCGTAAACGTAAAAATTACAAGCTGTACTTCAGGAACTTTAAAAGGCGAAGCGGTTGGTTTGAGTGAAATGAATTAA